One Vicia villosa cultivar HV-30 ecotype Madison, WI linkage group LG5, Vvil1.0, whole genome shotgun sequence genomic window, TTGCAAGATGCTTTAGGTACTAAGCTACGTTTTGAGTTCGGTATATCATCCGCGAACTGATGGTCAACCGGAGAGGACTGTTTAGTCGTTTGAATATCTTTGAGGTTTggagagagtgttgtggttggacccgagttagTTCGACAGTCTAcgaataagattaagatgatttaaGAAAAGATGAAGAAGCTTAGTGGTAAAGAGATCGTTTTGGTCAAATTCGTTTGGGGTGGACCGGTTAGTGGTAATGTGACTTGGGAGCTTGAGAGTGAGATGAAAGATTCATATCCGGAGTTGTTCGTTTGAGAtaattttcgaggacaaaaatattttaagtgggcaagagttgtaacagcccgaatttaattaactgactaattaaattaaataaggatttatttacttaatttggacgaagtttgataattaattggatcgttggtgttattgagaaacgtgttcggattattaagtaaAGTTGAgttttattcggttaatcgaagaaattaataaagtggagtacattggaaaaataatattagaaataatattattattggatttcacttatttgagataaagtcagatttaattggattaatcgaaaaataatattaaggataataatattattttttggaGCATATTATTTATTGGACTATTCTATTTTATCGAATTGGGCCTAGTTAGTTAGAATGTGGAATTAGATGAGTTAAGCCCAATAAGaataaagatagtaagggttggagaagagaaaaatcaTTTTCATTTGTTCTTTGGCAAGAGTAGAGAAAGAGGGGAAGAGAAGCAAAAGAGGAGCAAAAGAGGGAGCTagggttttcaagaattgaagaggtaagggggagaatccttattattatgggttagtatgattgggtcaatgggtagattaacatgatttagaGATTTTGCTCTTCAATTTtaggttttgacatgtttaggTTGAAACCCCTAAATTTTTATGGTTTTgtgattgttaggttttgatgagcaATCCTTAAATATAATGAGCAATTGTGTTTTATGAGAAGTTGATTTTTCACTAATTTTATTGGTGTTAATTTCGTGCATATAGTATATATATTTGAAGCATATGTATGACATCGTTATTTTATACATATACTGTTTCTGCATAGCCATGTTCTTCTTAATATATAATACAATTGTCATACTGTATCGTCATTTTTATATATAAGCAAGTTGTTTCCTTATGATATATACTGTATTTGAACCGTATTGTATAATTGAGTTAGAAAAATCAGTTTTCAAGTTACCAATATATGTACATACTGTATAGTTTATAACAGGTATATAGAAGTTAACTCTTGAACCAGTTTCGCTAAACAAACAATAGCAGCATATATGTTAAactaaaaatctattttttaagtttataatgttttattagtattagtattaatattaataaatagtaataaattaaaaatatttataatattttaggaATTTTGGAATTAGAGATAAACTATTAGATTAACgagttaatttaaaattattttcaattccgatagagttgtcagagttgttttgagttatttaAAAGTTGTACTTTTAAATTGTTTTCCGTaactctgacatgtttagagttgtcagtttatgatgtcggtgtttataTTCTCGTTAAAAACTTTACAAATTCATAACGTTCAAACTGTGAATCCGTTTTGAGtaccgtttgaagcgttagaaagctagtgggacattcttttcaataaaaatagttttgttggtAGTAGGTGATAATTGATGATTAATAGTTGTATTAATTGCATTGAGCCGATTTGATAGGATTATGTTCGGACTTGGATCGATTATTCGGTTTATTGGTAAATTGAGGTATTTTGTGAAATGGACCGAATTtgtattttggcttgaatatTTATATTGCGAATACAATATTGATATGAAAATTATGTCGTTTTGCGAGTGTTCTATATGGGTAGTCGTATGACATGAATCCTAGTGATTAGTTGATTCATTGCGAAATGTGTGTATTCATATATGTTTGGCAaatgtgaattaacatgagatagtatggttactagtgttaattggattttctaAATCGTATTTGATTATTTGCCTTTATATATGAATGATatctatgtgttgtgaatgttgtgtataatttgatatataattcctagagttgaattattttttatatgcgtaagttaagattgatgagataatcttaattgcatagtttgttggtaattgtacattcattcatggcatagtcggctttattgtggaagcggtgaaactgtgggttcacatggtaatagacggtgatccttgaatggaaacagacgtagaatacgttgatccttaattggaaacatacgtggtggctttgatcttgtttggatcggaagcgtggcttggattctagatattgaatcggaaagcggtgaaactttgggttcacattgaggtaccacatgcatagtgtcacatatcttACATTGAGTCatattagagttatgtgataattgaatatgtgaaattgatgttgttgtgatacgtgtatgagcttgataattgaaatgggtgatgtttggatacatacttggtttaatgtgtgaatatgtgataattatagttATGTGCATAGTTGGAAAATATCGTATTGAAATTGGAATATCACACTTTTATACTTGTtgaatgcttaatatatgtgaatatatggaatagtattattttacatgattagcAAGGTGTGATagattcctataattgttgatctAACCAttatatcttattatactttcttcataatgattcgtattctcacccttctgttttaatgttgcctcgtttggcgacatgcaagttctggagttagtagctcgcgtgtgatcttagtcggagtttcttttgagttatttggagattaggtagtgagtcgatgatctggtcatgtaacactgggtagactagttatttgaactcatgtttgtaTTCAGTTATGTATTACATTTGATTTGAGAACCTGTTATgttactacttgttgtttgataggctcttaagccaaatattctgaattatgttttaatttatgttgatatgattattgagacttgatcatggtatgggacatgaatcattttatgaaacacatgagtatttagtagtttccgctgtgaatgcatattttggataaaatatgattaattgagaagtgttatttgaaatgaccaggtgtattgtatattgtaagtaaatgctgtcggtttttaaaggcttttagtttttgaaaacatcgatgtgacgcccttttgttatatgcatgcttattctctgattatatgcttatttattttggggtataaaaggggtgttacataagTGATATTAATGAGatgatataattaaaaaagatGTGATTCATATtgttttcttaaattaaatattaaaggaATTGGAGATTAAGAATTCAATCTTTGACAAATCATAAAAGTATTATTAAtgtaacaattaaaaaaaaattaattattttaacatatatattttcttacaaaaaagaaaaattattttagaatagtagaagtatttttatttttctatttacaacaaatgtaaatattttttaataattcaataattgTAATTAATTGACTCTATATATAAATTAAACCTTTTTTATACTTTAACTAGTGATGTACTTCAAATGGATATGCTATTTGAATTAGATGAAtgtgagttttttatttttgacattaatttttatttgtattttcttgtaaaatatattaaaatttataaattaacaatttctttaaaaaaatatttttatatttttattctaaaaataattcaaataaattttttctacAATATACTATTACTTAtaaatcaatatttaaaaaaaaatcatttttatatttcataatttcaaaataatttaactTTATTTTCCACAAGATatcaatattaaataaaaatttaaagttccaactttttttcaattttgcaAAACACTTCTGCATTTAATATTCAtaactttttgaaaaataaagtcaatattactacagagaaacaaaaatgtcaaagtacaaccaatttttttttcaattttacaaaACACTTCTGCATTTATCATTCTCACAAAAACAAccaaaaaaaacacacaaaaagTAAAACTTATTCTAGATTAATTTATTCCCACactttttttagttttatatattctttatattactacacaagaaaattaataaaatatttttttaaaaaattacaaataaatacagttaatttcataataaaaataaaaaatattttttaatacattatttaTTGAAGAATTCATGGATTGGAAAAGAAGAAAGGAGAGTAGATGGAATGCCACGTTAAAGAAAAGAGtgtgtatgtatatatgtatCTATGTATGTGTGGGGGTCCACACGAAGCATCGATAACCATAACCCATCCTTTAGGTTTGTTTGTCAACAACAAATCCTCAACCATATATAAACCCTCTCTTCTCACTCTTCTCTCTAATTTATTACACACATTCATTCATtctcacaattcacaacacaacaacaacacaaacttttcctctctctctttctctcttcattCCTTCATCTTCGCAACActctcaccatcatcatcatctctcTAAGAGCTATGTGCCAATTCGACGATGATAACGATACCTGGGTCGAAACGGCCATGGCTGACGTCAACCTAGTCGCCAACTTCCTTCTCACCATGAAGAcaccatcatcttcttcttcactctCATCTCCACCTCTTAATCTTCACTGGACCGTCCGTCAACGCCGTTCAAAGTCCCGCACTCGGAAGATGAAAACCGATTCGACGAGAGCAAGTCCCACCACGCCTCTCTCCTGGAGCGCCGCCACTTCCGCTAGTGCCGCCGACGGGAACGAAGAATCCAGCCGTCTCACCAAACCGCTTCACACTTCAAGATCTAAGGTTCGATTGcgattttcattctttttttttaaacccGGTCTAACTTTTAccggttctttttttttttgtttgaacgaAAACGAAACGAACAAGTTAAGAAACTCTCTCTTTTCTGGTTTCTTTCTCATCTGACTCTGACAGTTTTGAGTTTTTAAATGCCATCTGATCATTTATATTTACGATTTTGTCCGTGAGGTTAGTTTCGTCATTCTGGTAACAGATCGGTGCTTTCCGTCGTCTTCGATTATCAGAACCACCGTGGGTGCCTTCAGTTAATTTCCATTAGATTTGCAACTCACGATTCTTGTTCGTTTTTTTCTCGCCGCATTAGTCTGAAATTACCGAAAACGCCCTTCTGAgaataattttgtctttttgaagctCTTCAATCTATTTATTTACTGTTTTATTAAGTTAATAAGTTTTGactattttatctttttatttttttgaattttctattttgccagaatatttttaaataacagtaattgcaaaaaaaaacaaaaaaaaatatatttttttgtttgagaaacaaatgtttttaattgcataaattttgTTAGATGCATCTGTCATAACTGCTTAAGCGGCGAACTATTGCTAAGGGTATTTTCGTAAAATCGTAGTGTCCACGCACAAGTTGTGGTTGTGTGTACTTTTTTAGTGCTTGCGTAATAAGATTGGGGAGTATATAATCCACTGTGGTCTCCCTCACTGTACTTCTCCGTGCGGACGCGTTCATGTTCTAGTTTTTTTGTTTCATTCATTCTCTGACAGGAACTAAAAAAAGAAGCTACGACAAAGTAAAGAGATTAATCAGTTAGTAAATTAattacaattttatcctttttttttcttcagttcGTTTGAATGACAGCTTAGCTTGATAACAACTTTTAATTCGGATTTTCAGTTAGCTTTATTCCAAAGGATAAGATGGTCTTTTGCGATTGTTGTAAGGTCCACGTCACTTTTTTTAGTATAATTAATAACTCCCCTATAACTGGGCATATACAAGATTTTAAGTAGTTAAAACTGTTCCGACACTGATTACGGTCGTTGCGGTGAATGGGAGTATGTTGTTTGGTCGGCGCTTTTTTGCGGTTGCggccaaattaatttttattccgagtaaaaatgaaaaaggtagtacttttttgtttttcattaGGTGAGAATATTAAATAATCAAGTGGGACATAAGAGTGTGTGCCAAAAAAATAGGTGATGTTATTTATCTTAGAAATCATGACATGTTATAAGGTTAGTGAGATTTACGTGATATATATAGTACGGAATATTAGAGAGTAGGGTTCAATTATGTAACATTGGGATAGAATATGGTACGTTGAGGACTGTGTTCTGAAGACAGATACTTGTGTGGTGGGGTAGTACTATACTAGTAGTAGATAGTAATAGTATTCTCTTACATTATTACATTTATAATTGATGGTTGGTTGAGTACCATTACTTTCAAAACTTGTGCCTTCATGTGATGAATAATTGAATATGGATATGTTCTGATTTATGTGTCTAATTTTTTTGTATCTTGCAGGTTGAGGATCAATGTGAAGCCAGTGGCAGCAAAAGGCTTAGAAAGAAAAGGGTAAAtagagaattttctttgaatCCCTGTTTATCTATTTGGACatcttttgtttttgataattttatcatattcttgAGTCAAAATGCCCTGTCCTGTTTTCAGTTACATGCTTAATGTCTTAATGCTTTGTTGCAGTCGCTACCTGAACTACTTGAGGAAGAGAGGTTGCTTCTGAAAGAAAGGGTAAATTTGAAAGATGTACGATTTTTACTTGTTCTGGTTTCCTTCCTTATTTTCTGTGTTTTTAGCATCACACGCGCGTATATATAGCGTATAGATACAGACCCTCTTGCTTGGAGATATATTTCTTACTTAGTGTTTTTTGTTTTGAGCAGAAAGTGGCATCCATGCATCTCAATGTTGAGAAGCAAAGGGCTAACAATGAAAGCTTAAAGAAAATGAAGGTGATAGCTTCTTGTTCTTCTACTTCTACCCTTTATATAAGACCTTTGTATTTTCAAAATTAAGTTGCACTTTTGTTATATACTACCAAAGTTAATACTTATGTTTAATTAATGACTATTTGTATTGGGGTATGTGTATCTAATCATGTCTTTGATTTGTTGTAACAGCTTGATTTGGTGTCACAAAAGAACACAGAAACAGCCAGAATTTCTCTGGTGTCACAAAAGAACACAGAAACAACCAGAATCACTCTGGTGTCTGGAAAAGCTGTTCTCGATACACCGCGGGTTGCGGACACAAACCGTGGTTCATCATCTAAATTAGTCCGGCCTCAGACAGTTCAAGAGAAGAAGTCAATTGTCGTTGCAGAGGATGCTTCATCGTCTAAATTTGTCCAGACTCAGACAGTCCAAGAGAAGAAATCAGTTGTCATTACAGAGGGTGCTTCATCATCTAAATCAGTCCAACCTCAGACACTCCAAGAGAAGGAATCAGTTGTCATTACAGAGGGTGCTTCGTCATCTGTGCAACGAGAGATTCATCGAGAGAATAATAACCGAGCATTACCATTCCTGCTGCCTGATCTAAATCTACCTCCAGAGGAAGAATAAAACTTCATCACCTTttctttgataagtttattaaccGAGTCTGCGCAGTTATATGTTAGATCTTGATCCTTATAAGATCTAACGCATCGGTCCGAATACTAACCTTAGGTTATGCTAATGTAATTGCTGGTGCTATTCCATTTGCTTCCCTCAAATAGTCGAAATCactgaaaattgattttttaaaattcattagAGATTCTGAGGGTAGTGTAAGTGTAGTCACTAGCCATTAGAGATTCTGACAACATTAGCCatagtttcatttttttttcccTTCTTTTCATGCTTGTCCAAGATTCTTTTGAGGAAACCCCTCAATTTTTCTCTTCCTTTCACTatagaaattgaaaatatttacTGATAAATGTAAATTACATGGTCTCCGGTTTATAATTAAGACAATTCATTAATTTTGGTTATTTTAGTAGGTTGTGTTGGTGGAATATGAATTTGTGAATTTTCTGTTCTGTCAAGAATAACTGTTTTCTAGAAACATGAGGTTGGTAGGGTATCTTAAAGTTATTAAGAAAAGCAACATGCTTTGAAAATAGATCTGGTCTATTTTCTAAATTTGTTGTGGGACCACGCTTTCCTGCTTTTTATGGAAAGATGGGAAATATGTGAGATCATATGAAAAGGGAAATGGGAAAGGAGTAGAGAAGTGTGAAATGAGCAAAGAATAAAGTGTGTAAAATAACCATTACTTTCTGAGAAATGGCGATCGCATAAGATTGCTGAATGCTGTAAAACAGTTCTGTGGGCTTTCATTTCAGCCCTTAGTTCCCCGGAAACTTTGGATCATGTTGaatgttttcttaaaaaatatgaaTAAGAAAAATGTACTGTATACCCCATTAATTAACCATACACACCGACATCAAATTTTTATGGAGGAAAATGCCCttatataaatagatattaatttaaaaagaaaTTCACTTTTTCACCTTTCCTCAGACTATTCCGAGAGAGTCTCCAAAATCTCCAATTTATTGGAACATTTTTCCCTACTCTTTCGATTCAGAGTTTATTGAAACACTTTTCACTACTCTTCCGGTTCAGAATTTACACACCTGAACATACAAAGTGAGTCTTTCGGTCTTGATTCCTTAAAACCAGAACACATTTCCCCAGTCTTTCGATTTTTGTGCCATGAGTCGGAACACTTTTGAAAACTCTTTCTGTTTGTGATATTTAGTACCGGAACGCTTTTGCGAAGTGTTTCATTTGCTTTGATTTTTTGCTATGCGGAGCACTTATGTGATGTGTCTCGGTTTggattatttttcaaattttgctttttattgttatttttgcaCTGGTGCCAACACGAGGCAGGGCGGTAGGATTCCAGATAGCAGTTTAGGACGAGGCGTTCCACCGATGTTGGCAGCAGAGGAAGAGCATATTGGTGCACCTGCATCCGCTCCACAACTAGTTGGCTTTTCAGGAGGGTCGTACGATACGTCTCTTCTGGTAAAGTATGACATTTATGGTTCGGTGAGGTaagtaaaaaaatgtgttttatattgaaatatttttttaaatttttaattgtattttatattatgtgtattttaatttgttttcagGAGAGAGGTTCGAAGAAAGAGTTAAAAGTTGCTGGACATGGGATGATGCTTACACAGATGGTTCTCGTTGCTCTTCCATCAGAGATGGAGGTTTGGATGTATAACTCTGATTTATCTTCACTTCAGAGATCCGGTTTTACAAAGATAGACCCAAACCTGGTATCCACATTCGTAGAAAGATGGCATCTAGAGACATCTTCATTTCAATTGCCATTTGGTGAAATGAATATTACTCTAGATGACGTCACTTGTTTGCTTCACCTGCCCATCAGGGGTGTGTTTTGAAGCCCTGAACATGTCACTGAAGAAGTTGCTGCTGACTACTTAGGAGTGTCACCAAGAAATGTATCAGGACATGTCCGTAGTTGCAGGAGTGCTTATTATAAGTTAGAGTGGTTATTTATAGAGCATCGAACTGCTTCTAGGTGGGCATATGAGACCAGAACATATATGATGTTGTTGGTGCGTTGCACCAATTTTGCTGATAAGACTCTAACACTTGTCGAGACCCGATATCCGTTGTTATTTAGGGACTTGGAGAGTCTTGGGGGTTAAAGTTGGGGAGCAGCTTCATTGGTTACCTTCTACAGATACCCTGGAGATGCATCCATGTTCAGTTGGAAGCAACTCGGTGGATATCCCACTCTACTGCaggtatttattttaatttattttaattcattttaagttattttaatttattaacattttaattttgtaaCAAATGTTGGATTCATGAGTATTTTCCAACAATTGAAAACGAGGGGAGAATCGGAAACCAGCTGATAATTTTGGACTTC contains:
- the LOC131601132 gene encoding uncharacterized protein LOC131601132; the encoded protein is MCQFDDDNDTWVETAMADVNLVANFLLTMKTPSSSSSLSSPPLNLHWTVRQRRSKSRTRKMKTDSTRASPTTPLSWSAATSASAADGNEESSRLTKPLHTSRSKVEDQCEASGSKRLRKKRSLPELLEEERLLLKERVNLKDKVASMHLNVEKQRANNESLKKMKLDLVSQKNTETARISLVSQKNTETTRITLVSGKAVLDTPRVADTNRGSSSKLVRPQTVQEKKSIVVAEDASSSKFVQTQTVQEKKSVVITEGASSSKSVQPQTLQEKESVVITEGASSSVQREIHRENNNRALPFLLPDLNLPPEEE